The Humulus lupulus chromosome 3, drHumLupu1.1, whole genome shotgun sequence genome window below encodes:
- the LOC133822341 gene encoding bifunctional dihydrofolate reductase-thymidylate synthase-like: protein MFTFSLHRWLRPHPQKYFHIFDSVYASSSPLFGVLKGALKFRVCSSFSGQEGDDGDWNRTYQVVVAATTDMGIGKNGKLPWKLPSDLKFFKELTTTTLDPTKENAVLMGRKTWESIPLQFRPLPSRLNVVLTRSGSVVDDSITGKVVVFESISSALKTLAQPPYSQSIEKVFVIGGGQVLSEALNAPECDAIHITKIETSIDCDTFIPSIDFILFKQWYSSQPLVENNIRFSFATYVRVRSSTIGPKFEAESFSFLPKMIFERRDKYSFPFSS, encoded by the exons ATGTTTACGTTTAGTCTACACCGATGGTTAAGACCTCATCCCCAAAAATACTTCCACATTTTCGATTCTGTGTATGCATCTTCTTCCCCATTGTTTGGTGTGCTCAAAGGGGCTCTGAAATTCCGCGTATGTTCGAGTTTTTCGGGTCAAGAAGGTGATGATGGAGATTGGAATAGGACATATCAAGTTGTGGTGGCTGCCACTACTGATATGGGCATTGGAAAGAACGGAAAGCTACCATGGAAGTTGCCTTCGGACCTCAAATTTTTCAAGGAGCTTACCACAACAACACTAGACCCGACTAAGGAAAATGCCGTATTAATGGGGAGGAAAACTTGGGAAAGTATTCCCCTTCAGTTCCGCCCTCTACCTTCTCGACTTAATGTCGTTTTGACTCGTTCTGGAAGTGTTGTTGATGATTCGATTACAGGAAAAGTGGTCGTATTTGAAAGCATTTCatcagctttgaaaacgttagctCAGCCTCCTTATTCTCAGTCCATAGAGAAAGTTTTTGTCATTGGGGGTGGCCAAGTATTGAG tGAAGCTCTGAATGCTCCGGAATGTGATGCCATCCATATTACTAAAATTGAGACAAGTATTGATTGTGATACTTTCATCCCTTCCATTGATTTCATATTGTTTAAACAGTGGTACTCCTCCCAACCTTTGGTGGAGAACAATATTCGATTTAGTTTTGCTACTTATGTTCGTGTGAGAAGTTCTACTATTGGACCGAAGTTTGAAGCAGAGAGTTTTAGTTTTCTGCCAAAGATGATATTTGAGAGACGTGACAAGTATTCCTTTCCTTTCTCAAGCTAG
- the LOC133822342 gene encoding probable pre-mRNA-splicing factor ATP-dependent RNA helicase DEAH4: MANLPIVQFEEKIIETVEQNPVVVIIGETGSGKSTQLSQILHKRGYSKSGAIGVTQPRRVAAVSVSRRVAQELGVRLGEEVGYAIRFEDRTCDRTFIKYLTDGVLLRESLANPELNQYSVIILDEAHERSLNTDILLGLMKRLIKRRASNLKVLITSATLDGEKVSNFFSNCPVLTVPGKLYPVEILYSNERPKSYLESCLKTALDLHVREPEGDILVFMTGQDDIDKLVSKLEDKIRSLEEGSCMDVIILPLHGSLPPEMQVRVFSPPPPNCRRIIVSTNIAETSLTVDGVVYVIDSGYVKQRQYNSATGMYSLDVVQISKVQANQRAGRAGRTRPGKCYRLYPSAVYNDEFLDVTIPEIQRSSLAGTVLYLKSLDLRDIDILKFDFLDPPSSESLEDALKQLYLIDAIDENGLITSIGRTMAELPLEPSLSRTLIEANEYGCLSQALTVASMLSAETMLLPGRSKNTEKKRKQERLDLPDGSGWGDHIQLLQIYECWHQTDYDVDWLKDHGLQVRGMKFVKDVRRQLCQIMQKIANGPLDVQTNRRRRESQQDYYYLRKALCIGYANQLAERMVYHNGYRTLGFKPQVVQVHPSSVMKPDDEGKLPDYIIFHELIATSRPYLRTVCSVEIKWVMPIRNKFSNLNISKLSGGSGLIEEDTNGKLADSPKKEVVTATAEVSEDRDSRIQAARERFLARKGKK; the protein is encoded by the exons ATGGCGAACCTTCCGATTGTCCAATTCGAAGAGAAGATCATAGAAACGGTGGAGCAGAATCCGGTGGTTGTAATAATAGGAGAGACCGGTTCAGGAAAAAGCACACAGCTATCTCAGATACTTCACAAACGTGGCTACAGTAAATCTGGAGCCATTGGCGTCACCCAACCTCGCCGAGTTGCCGCAGTCTCAGTTTCCAG ACGTGTTGCTCAGGAGCTTGGTGTTCGTCTGGGAGAGGAGGTCGGATACGCTATAAGATTTGAAGATCGAACCTGTGATAGAACCTTCATTAA ATACCTAACTGATGGAGTTCTTCTCCGCGAAAGTTTGGCTAATCCTGAGCTTAATCAGTACTCAGTAATAATTCTCGATGAAGCTCACGAAAGGAGTCTAAATAC TGACATATTGTTGGGATTGATGAAACGTTTGATTAAGAGGCGCGCATCAAATTTAAAAGTGCTGATAACTTCTGCAACTCTTGATGGTGAAAAAGTATCAAACTTTTTTTCTAATTGTCCAGTACTGACTGTTCCTGGAAAGCTATACCCTGTTGAAATATTGTACAGCAATGAGCGTCCTAAAAGCTATCTTGAGTCATGTTTGAAAACAGCTCTTG ATTTACATGTTCGGGAACCAGAAGGTGATATCTTAGTATTCATGACTGGGCAG GATGATATAGATAAGTTGGTATCAAAATTGGAAGATAAAATAAGAAGCCTAGAGGAAGGATCTTGCATGGATGTGATAATACTTCCCCTTCACGGTTCTTTGCCACCTGAAATGCAG GTACGTGTATTTAGTCCTCCACCTCCAAACTGTAGGCGAATTATTGTTTCCACAAATATTGCAGAGACTTCTTTGACTGTGGATGGTGTTGT GTATGTTATTGATTCTGGTTATGTGAAGCAACGGCAATACAACTCAGCAACTGGCATGTATTCCCTTGATGTTGTCCAAATTAGCAA AGTACAAGCTAATCAACGTGCAGGTCGAGCTGGAAGAACACGTCCTGGGAAGTGCTATCGATTGTATCCTTCCGCAGTTTACAATGATGAATTCCTGGATGTAACAATTCCTGAAATACAGCGATCTTCTCTTGCTGGAACTGTTCTTTATTTGAAATCATTGGACCTTCGAGATATTGATATTTTGAAATTTGATTTCCTTGATCCTCCTTCCT CCGAGTCTTTAGAAGATGCTTTAAAGCAATTATATCTCATAGATGCTATTGATGAAAATGGCCTGATCACATCAATTGGGAGAACAATGGCAG AGCTTCCTCTAGAACCTTCACTTTCAAGAACTTTGATTGAGGCAAATGAATATGGTTGCTTATCCCAAGCTTTGACCGTTGCTTCTATGTTATCTGCAGAAACCATGTTGCTTCCTGGTAGAAG CAAGAATACTGAGAAGAAAAGGAAACAGGAGCGTTTGGATCTTCCTGATGGATCTGGCTGGGGTGATCACATCCAGTTGCTGCAAATCTATGAGTGCTGGCATCAAACTGACTATGATGTTGATTGGTTAAAGGACCATGGCTTGCAG GTGAGAGGGATGAAGTTCGTCAAGGATGTCCGGAGACAGTTGTGTCAGATTATGCAGAAAATTGCAAACG GTCCATTAGATGTACAGACAAACCGAAGACGGAGAGAAAGCCAACAGGATTATTACTATTTGCGGAAGGCGTTGTGTATAGGTTACGCAAATCAGCTTGCTGAGAGAATGGTATATCACAATGGATACCGAACATTAGGTTTTAAACCTCAAGTAGTAcag GTGCATCCTTCTTCCGTGATGAAGCCAGACGATGAAGGTAAACTACCAGACTACATTATATTTCATGAGCTCATTGCAACGTCACGCCCATATTTGCGTACAGTATGTTCGGTTGAAATAAAATGGGTGATGCCTATCAGAAACAAGTTTAGTAACCTTAATATCAGCAAACTAAG TGGTGGGAGTGGTCTTATTGAGGAGGATACAAATGGGAAGCTCGCAGACTCGCCGAAAAAAGAGGTTGTCACTGCCACTGCTGAGGTCTCTGAAGATCGTGATAGTAGGATACAGGCAGCTAGGGAACGATTTCTGGCCCGTAAAGGAaagaaatga
- the LOC133821015 gene encoding uncharacterized protein LOC133821015, with protein MMMMTVFGNSNAAAGYTAVRAQVFPVVDYETEVSQRLVDAAHHHNNAKSAHYDELIGDPFVDVNYVGTVSFKCKKTEIVVRGELAHHVVVEYEEFNTNVTALFLASHSGNLTLVRKLLSVGADVNQRVFRGYPTTAAVREGHLKIVEVLIGCGASQQACEEALLEASYLGLARPAEMLMASEMIRYRAAVHALVSASCRGFVDVVCALLKCGVDANATDRLLLQSSKPFLHANVNCCALVAAIVSRQINVVRVLLQAGVRTDIEVNLGAWSWDVDTGEDFRVGAGLAEAYSVTWCAVEYYEASGAILTMLLQHLSPNTPHLGRTLIHHAILCNNAKAVDVLLSCGADVEAPTKTASKIDSQRPIHLAARLGSSQILRHLIKAGCNVNSVTGEHGDSALMICTRYKSEKCLKVLAAAGADFSLVNSTTGESASSIAESSKWSLGFQQAVLDVIRDGVVVKSTNDAVFSPLMFVTRANDIEALKKLIEREGVDLDRQDKNGFSAAMVAAKTGHLEVFKLLLHAGADMKLRNKHGETAFKLSEVNQNSIEFEKLMLKQSLETTIKSPCRFDSLHHAAQRGDFDYVRVLITSKGCDVNAINDDGYTPLMLAAKGGHAKLCELLICLGAKCEVENHKHETALSLAKDKNDVVQVIKDEMAKGLVLKGTRVKKHTRCGKGSPHRKMLRMVEAVGVLRWGKWMNKRSVICKGADVGPSEAFRWNRRRRFDTDEPGLFHVVTTKNKEVHFVCEGGVEMAEMWVRGIRLVTREAIFGKNTVLTH; from the exons ATGATGATGATGACGGTGTTCGGAAATTCCAACGCCGCCGCCGGCTACACGGCGGTGAGGGCTCAGGTGTTTCCCGTCGTCGACTACGAAACCGAAGTTTCACAGCGCCTCGTCGATGCGGCGCATCACCACAACAACGCCAAATCTGCTCATTACGATGAGTTAATAGGCGACCCTTTTGTGGATGTTAACTATGTGGGAACGGTCAGCTTCAAGTGTAAGAAGACTGAGATCGTCGTACGCGGCGAGTTGGCTCACCATGTCGTTGTCGAGTACGAAGAGTTCAACACCAACGTCACCGCCCTCTTTCTCGCTTCTCATTCCGGCAACTTGACCCTTGTTAGGAAGTTATTG AGCGTTGGAGCCGATGTGAACCAGAGAGTGTTTCGTGGGTACCCAACGACGGCAGCAGTGAGAGAAGGACATTTGAAAATAGTGGAAGTTCTTATCGGTTGTGGGGCATCTCAGCAGGCGTGCGAGGAGGCTTTGTTGGAAGCGAGCTACTTGGGACTTGCTAGGCCTGCCGAGATGCTCATGGCTTCTGAGATGATCCGCTATCGGGCTGCTGTTCATGCTCTTGTATCTGCCTCCTGCAGAGGCTTTGTTGATGTTGTATGCGCTCTTCTGAAG TGTGGAGTGGATGCCAATGCTACTGACCGTTTGCTGCTTCAATCTTCCAAACCATTTTTACATGCCAATGTCAACTGTTGTGCCCTTGTTGCTGCCATCGTTAGCCGTCAAATAAACGTAGTCAGAGTCTTGTTACag GCTGGAGTCAGAACAGATATAGAAGTGAATCTTGGAGCATGGTCATGGGACGTGGATACAGGGGAGGATTTTCGAGTTGGGGCAGGACTAGCCGAGGCTTACAGTGTCACTTGGTGTGCCGTGGAGTACTACGAAGCCAGTGGTGCTATTCTAACCATGCTCCTCCAACACCTTTCTCCCAACACTCCTCACTTGGGGAGAACTCTGATCCACCACGCCATCTTATGTAACAATGCAAAAGCAGTAGATGTCCTCTTAAGCTGCGGTGCTGATGTAGAAGCTCCAACAAAGACGGCTTCGAAAATTGACTCACAACGCCCCATTCACTTGGCTGCTCGGCTAGGATCATCACAAATTCTTCGACATTTGATTAAAGCCGGCTGCAATGTCAACTCGGTAACAGGAGAGCATGGAGATAGTGCTCTAATGATCTGCACTCGTTATAAAAGCGAAAAATGTCTAAAGGTTTTGGCTGCAGCTGGTGCTGATTTTAGTCTTGTTAACTCTACTACAGGTGAGTCTGCTAGCTCAATTGCCGAGTCTAGTAAGTGGAGTCTCGGTTTTCAACAAGCTGTTTTGGATGTAATTCGAGATGGGGTTGTAGTTAAATCAACAAACGATGCAGTATTTTCTCCTTTGATGTTTGTGACTAGAGCAAACGACATTGAAGCGTTGAAGAAACTCATCGAAAGAGAGGGTGTCGATCTTGACAGACAAGACAAAAATGGCTTCTCAGCTGCTATGGTAGCTGCAAAAACCGGCCATTTAGAGGTCTTTAAATTGCTTCTTCATGCTGGAGCTGATATGAAGCTTCGTAACAAACATGGAGAAACTGCATTCAAACTATCAGAAGTGAATCAGAATAGTATTGAGTTTGAGAAACTAATGCTAAAACAGTCACTGGAAACGACAATAAAAAGTCCTTGTCGTTTCGATTCTCTACACCATGCTGCACAAAGGGGAGACTTTGACTATGTTCGTGTGTTAATAACAAGTAAAGGTTGTGATGTTAATGCTATTAATGATGATGGTTATACTCCATTGATGTTAGCTGCAAAAGGAGGCCATGCAAAGCTGTGTGAGCTTTTGATATGTTTAGGAGCTAAATGCGAGGTTGAGAATCACAAACACGAGACAGCACTCTCTCTTGCTAAGGACAAAAACGACGTCGTACAAGTGATAAAGGATGAGATGGCCAAAGGGCTTGTTCTTAAGGGTACTCGAGTGAAGAAGCATACGAGATGTGGTAAAGGGTCACCACATAGAAAAATGTTGAGGATGGTTGAAGCTGTTGGGGTGTTAAGGTGGGGAAAGTGGATGAACAAAAGGAGTGTGATATGTAAGGGAGCTGACGTGGGGCCGAGCGAGGCGTTCCGATGGAATCGACGGCGGAGATTCGACACTGATGAGCCAGGATTGTTCCACGTGGTGACCACCAAGAACAAAGAGGTTCATTTTGTTTGTGAAGGTGGGGTTGAAATGGCAGAGATGTGGGTTAGAGGGATCAGACTTGTGACTAGAGAAGCTATTTTCGGCAAAAATACTGTTTTAACACATTAA